In Rosa rugosa chromosome 4, drRosRugo1.1, whole genome shotgun sequence, the genomic stretch ctagatttaggtaaacaattcacctaacagttttgtgaacctatttcagaagtagtaaaggctttggacaaaagtcgagatcaattaaggaggattgcaaaggtgctttcacttagattaaatatccaaggaaagtaaaatatgggaaatcatttgcttaattactaacgtttcacatggtcaacttctttctcatgacatatctagaaaatcaactatagggaTTGTAATTTgttttcattcatatgattgtggttttaatctttgttccttttttttttttttttttgagttaaagGAACATATATTCATCTGAAAATCAGAATAggtcgttacatacccttccgctgtcatttaagggcatagacagacaagaagctagtgatagtacccacaagtggtacgtacatatagtcctactcattatacattcaaatacgcAGAGGTAGCGAAAACTCtcatttggtactactccagaggcactagagatacatagagtgcatagcttcctaatacaaggaaattattgtaattagataaactaacaaacataagtgggcctagggcaaaaacACTCAAACCCAAATTAAGGCCCAAGAGGGCAGCCCCAAGAGAATGGGCCCAGCCCAAGGCCCAGCAGAGATTGACCCGTGCCCACCACCCATCTTCATCCTCCAGCGTCGCCGATCACACTACCAGACCCACAGCCGCCGCGCCTCCCACGAACCGCGCAGAAACCGCCTAGCCACGCCGCCACCACGATCGGACCAGATCCACCATAGCCGCGCCACCCCAGCGATCCTCCCAGACCACCAAAGCCCCGCTGCCACACCTATCCACCCAGAAACCGCCCTAGCCACGCCACCGTCATAGGTTCTGGAGATCCTGACGAAGCCCCCCCGCCACAGGACATGGAAGCTTCCGTCGACACCCACCATCCCTGCACAAACCACCCAGCCCGGACCCCTCCGCTAAACCTCGAGCCACCCCCATTCAGAGACTACCGGGCAATTACATTCAAGACCCGCCCGGCAGTAGCCCAAATCGGCATGGCGAACCAACGCCGacgagcgccgccggacgagaaggaAATTTGGAAAACCCTAGGTGCAGTCCGAGTTCTGCGGAGCAGACTTCAGAGACTTAGATGGTTATTTGTGAGAATTAGAAGCTCTCCCCTTAATAGATTAATCTTTGTTCCTTGTGTTTCACCTCCACCTTGTATAtgtattttatgtttttatctttgtttcttttaattttaaatttcaaaaccTAAAAACTCCCTATTTgcgttaacttgtatatatttctattctttgttttatttttgtaaataatacttcatacttttattaattctttacttgtttatgcaattacaggtgtaccctcaatccccgacTTGAACAATCcatacttattctatactaacaactacattttgcagggttaaattgtgtgcTACTTTTAGCATGTCATAAGTAAAGCCACACAGTTTTTCTTGTTCTCATATTGTCACTTGCATCCTCAATTTGTTCCATGATTTTGCCCTTCCACTCAAGAAAACCAACTATattgaatctctctctctctctctctctctctctctcaatttggcTCTGTACAAGTAAATTATCCATGGAGATTTAAAAACTAAATgatccctttcaaaaaaaaaaactaaatgatCAAGATATCTATAGTGAAATATAGAcataaaatgatttttttttgtctatatgtgatagaccaaaaatgatttttttttttttttactagaatgattacacacacacacatgcacaGACGTCATCTCCACAAAAGTCAACATCAATTTGATAATAACACAATAcattttaataattgaaatagCTGATTTTTTAGATTCTTTGATAAGtaattctgcaaaatttcaaccataTTGATAACTGTTAAAGTGATTTATAGTGAAATATTACAAATAAATACCAAGCATCGGATAGAGTTGAAATGGTAAAAATGGGTAATCAAGTGGTTAAACAGCTTCCACTTTGAATGAACATTTGGAGGAATCATATATTGAGAGTGACATTTTCACTGGTCAATCATCGAAAGGTGACCGAACAGTGATGATCTAGTCGGGTCGGGTTTGGCTTGAAAATAATAgtaatttattttttaaggatgacagtagcttttggttcGTCGACAGTAATTTTTTGGAGAATAATAGTACATATTAGGATGTAGTGATATTTtcataaaatcataaataatgaaggaaaaagAAACTCTAAGTGTATTtttgaaatattgaaatttttaattgcaaaaagaaaaataatggttgccttaaaaaataataattagcCCTTCTTCTTTTTAGTATGGTGTGGTCCTTGACTATTTCCTCTCAAGTGTCAAATTCCTTTCATGAAAGGGTTAAGACTCGGGGAGGTCCAAATCCAATCAACAATACTATAAATTGGATCTCTCCCGCACGAGAcattatcaaaatcaattttgatgGTTCAGTTACTAGCAACTCTGCTGCTAGTGGCTTTCTTATATATCCAAGATTTCAATGACAAAGTGCTTATTGCTGGGGCAAAAAGAATTGGTTCAACCACTGTTTTTGTTGCAGAAACTATCGCCCTGCGTGATAACCTTAATAGTGGATATCAGAAAGGCTACAGACTCATTCAAGCTGAAGGTAACTCAAAAATGATATTTATGCTGTCAAAGGTGAGTTCACACCGCCATGGAGAATTATGAAGATCATCTGTAACATTCAACAACTTGTAAGATAGTTTAAATGTATCTCTTTTAACCATATATTTAGAGAACCAAATTTTGCAACTGATGTTGTAGCAAACATGGGTCATTCTCTTGATAACGACCAATTTTAGTCTAGCGTCATTCTTGTCCAGGTTTCTAAAGTCATATTATTTGATGTTGTAAACTCAATTACCCAAGAGGTTTTAGCATCTAATGAAATATTTTTCATATAAAGAAAGAGTGTCAAATTCCTTTCGTATTTTCCACCCATATCACAGCCAGCATAATTATCGTAGTCGATAAATTGCATTTTTAATTTATCTaatttataaagaaaaaaaaatcaaagaccATTAAAAATAGTACAAAGTAGGCGCCTTGTTAGTGTTAAAGTTAAAGCTAGTGCGACCTTTGGCTCCCGTTTCGTAAAGATGTGGAAACAATAATGTGTGCGTATCTTATCTTCTCGTCCTACGGTGCCCACATGTGTGTTAGTCTGTTGCCCACTCTCTCAAATCTTTACGTATTGTTAATCGCATTTTATGTCTGATGTAACATATGCATGTACTTTCGTCCTTTTTTAATATCTTCCACCAGATAGTGCCCTactccctctccctctcataTTTACGTTTATTTTTTTGCCTTATTAATCAGAGTAAAACCCACCACTAGAGTCAAAACTTTTCTccaccggacaaaatgatacccaactttcaaaaatgatcaaaatgatacctaaaatttttaaaagtgatcaaaatgatacctaaatttttaaaaacaaatcaacttgatacccaactttcaaaagtgatcaaaatgatacctaaagttttaaaaacaaatcgatTTGATACctcagtttattttttttagggctaaatactggttactactctgtggtttaggtctaaaatcaattcagtctctggacttctaatttcatcaaaaacacccctatactttcaattttgatctaataggtccaattcattaatattctgttatgggttcgaGTTAttgttggattatttgttgaaaaactatttatttgatagatttctaatagtgggactcactccaaaattgactatgcaggtcacctcaacaccacatcataaaacataggccatatatgagccacgtcaacaagttaaatgactcaattgtcggaagactaacaaattggacctattagatcaaatttgaaagtgcaggggtgttcttgatgaaattagaagtttaggggctgaattgattttggacccaaactacgtagtagtcagtatttagcccttttttttttaacttctttgttaaatcaaatgcaaaatcaagcacaaaaattgaagtgatttgtggtCAGAGGGCCATCAATCATCtataacccaatcttcttcttctatagaattaaaaaaaaaaaatcttccattcaatttcaattctaccatcgatcgtagaaacaaataaagttcggatgtttcccaacttctaaagaaacaaaaaaaaaatgggaaggGAGAGTGAACAACAAAAACCCTAgctgaagaaaagagaaaagccgAGTGGGAGTTctccctgtccggcggcgcgcCCTCCCAgcgttgtcgtcggacgggacAGATGGGACCTTGTGTCCGGTGAAGGGTGGTCCAGTTGGAGTAGAGGTTGCGGAGCGCTGGCGTTGCACACCGGAGAGCCTATATGGTTTGACGGAGAAGGGCGGAGGTGGGAAGATGGCAGGATGGCGGAGCCGTTGTCGTCTTGGCCTTGGGAGGAGCACGGAGGATCTGCTCGATAATTATGCTTCTTCGTAATAGAGTtctctttccggtatgtcactgctatgtcaaagcaaatagagtagtccttcgtgcactctttgctaattggtgcttgttagaatacatagattttgtggagaatccgGGTTTTATTCTAggatgttctctctatgcttattgttatttggggttcaggctctacgtcccccccttgtattctgcaatttctttaatcaaggcttgagggcagccgcaccaggcccacttcaaaaaaaaaaaaaaaaaaaaaaaagggaagagagacagagacaaagatagaagaagaagaagagaattaacaaagtaaaataaaaaataattgaaaaatagttttttgtgtaaaatattattataaccccATAAAATACTGCACCACACatgatcaattttaacaaaaagttacaaaaaattaaaccgaggtatcaaattgatttgtttttaaaattttaggtatcattttgctcacttttgaaagttgagtATCaagtttatttgtttttaaaaatttaggtatcattttgatcacttttgaaagttgggtatcattttgtccggtggagaaaagttttgaccctagtggtggGTTTTACTCTATTAATCACGTTTAGCATCAATGGCGATCAGAATACATCTAAAGACATTGATTTGATTACATATATGTACAAGCGTGAACCAACTAGATGCAGACTGTTTTAATCATATataaagggttattatcacaaatggtacctgaactatacctcaattttatcgatggtacctgaacttcaattttgatcacaaccagtacctgaacttttcgatttcattttaaatggtacctagagccacctccagTCACTATTCCAACTAAAAATGGCATGTAaaggcaatcatagtgatgatctttgatgatttcaagggttgcaatcatatatagtgatgatttttttggtaatagacttgccttgaactttttttaaatttttttatattttagatttggcttttttggccggaatagtgaccgaatgtggccttaggtaccatttaaaatgaaatcgaaaagttcgggtactggttgtgatcaaaattgaagtttaggtaccatcgataagattgagatatagttcaggtaccatttgtgataataaccctataTAAAAGCAATATAATTCTTTGGAAAATTATTATATGGTCCAGGATCATGGTCATAATACGCGGAGTCGTTTAGGCTGATATTGGTCCATATGAGATGATCAGAATACATCTAAAGAAATTGATTTGATTACACATACGTACAAGCGTGGATCAACTAGATGCGGACTGTTTTGATTATATATAAAAGCAATATAATTCTTTAGAAAATTATTAAATGGTCCCGGACCATGGTCATAATACGCGGAGTAGTCCGGACTGATGTTATTGGTACATATGAGATTATGAGATGTACTTATTCTTAATTGGTTATCAAATTCTCAACCGTTTATTCAATATCATAGCTAGCTACCTCACTTATtaatccatctccatctctaaCATTGTCAACTATATATAATTGATTAAGGTTCTAGTCCCGTTTCTCATTGTTCAAATTCTCGATTCATCAATGGCGTAGATGGATCTAACACCAAATTAAGTTAGCTGCAGCGGCGTTTGAGGGAGATGGTGGAGGATATTACATATGGTCATTTCCGGCGCTTGGCGAGACCAAAGTTGGTGCCAGGAAGCTTCTTTTGAAGCCTAGTGGCTTTGCTCTTCCTCACTATGCAGATTCTGCCAAACTGGGGTATGTTTTTCAAGGTACGTACGTATGtctttactctctctctctctctctctctctctctctctctcttttgcttCCGCCTGCAAATGAATTAATTGTTATAACCAACCCCCATGTATGTAGCATATATAGCTGAATTGTCCGCTCACATTTTTCATGTTTGTAAATCATTTACCTCATGACTTTTTAATTTGGATCCACTTCATTCATTGTCTTTGTCCACTTCGGATCCACCAATGCATCCTGTAcattactaggaatagatacagtggaTAATGGATcgacaacaagtgcatgtgactcAGATAGCCTATGGTTAATAAAAGTAGCTATAGGATATTTAGACTTGGCTTTAatgtctggttcatattgtttcttaggaatacctttggtaaccctttgtgatttcctaggttctacactttctaacccagaagactcatttaGGTTTAGGGGTACCTAAGGTGGATCATTCTAAGCAAACTCTTCAATTGGTGATGTAGAAGTGGAAATGTCTTGTGTGCTAGCTTCAGATGCTTCTTGATTCTGATTTAGATTGTCCAAATTTTTTGCAATTTcaggaaacgatcgatcgtttggctTCTGGGTTCTCCGGCATCAGGGAACGATTGGTCGCCAGATTCCATGCAATTGATTGTTGGATCCGAATTCGTATTGGCTTCATGTCCCCCATTTGTagttctctttttcctttcaatatataatatttttaagaggaaaaaaaaaactactgtgAGGTACaccttttctctacacccatttcgatattttaagGATATATATGTGCACTTGCGTATGTGTAAAGATACTATAAAATCAATACACCAACGTATACTAACACTTCCCCGCTAGTGAGAGCTGGTATCCTCATTGAATTTTATTTTAGTTCTGTTTCGTTTCGGTAGTGATGCGTACAAGATAGTAAGTTATTTTTCGCCTCAGATTTCATGTAAGCATTGCAGCCAGCTCATAAGAATGGTTCTCCATTAACCATTAGTCTGAGTACTACCTACCGATGCTTTAGATCCTTAGTCTCTGTCCGATCGAATAGCAATCCAGTAAGTACGTACTCGATCAATAATGGCAGAGATGGATCTAACACCAAAGTCAGCGGTAGCGGCGTTCGAGGGAGATGGTGGAGGATATTACATATGGTCATTTCCGGCGCTTGGGGAGGCCAATGTTGGCGCCGGCAAGCTTGTATTGAAGCCTAGTGGTTTTGCTCTTCCTCACTATGCAGATTCTGCCAAACTGGGATATGTTCTTCAAGGTATTTGCATATATATTTCATTTTGCTTCTGCCCGCAATTTAGTTGTTTTTAAATCAACACCAACGTATGTACTACGGCTACtctgatacatacacacactcGTGtctggccttttttttttttttgttgtcatAATTTGGGAATCCAAATTATGCATATATACTAAATTAGAAAAAACAAGTGAGAATGAGAGTAATAATTAgtaataatatacttgaaatatatatatatatatatatatatatatatatatatatatatatatatatttcaagtaTGCCATAAAAAAGAAGTCGATAAAAAAATCTCTTGTATAGAACTTCTCTTAAATTACGGCCGAtagagagaataaagaaaatataaagacATAAAAATTGGCTACTCAATAGATGTTATACACAATGATCTTTGAGTAGGAGACTCGTTTTTATGTATAATGTGATGGAAATCATGGCAGTCccaaaaattgttttcttgatcCAAACGGTTCAGTTATCAGACGATTACTCAAAGTTACGTTATGTGTGATCAGACAAATTTTACAaagtttaccaaaaaaaaaagacaaattttACAATCAGTTTAGATCATTACTTAaaactattatgtttttattGCAACCtgtcaggtaccattatgatcAATATGAATTATGGTGCAGCTAGTTATTTATGTAGTCAAATTTGTATGCAATTGTAGAGGTAAATCGCTACACTAGCtatttatcattaatgaaaggAGCTAGCTAGAGAAAAGAGACAATATACGTGATCATAACACACCCTTAGAACTGTCAGATCAAGGATTACAATTATGATTATCAAtaatatgaattatatatatatggttcaGCAAGTTGTATGTAGTCAAATTTTATGCAATGTGCCAATGTCGGAGAGTCGGAGGTAAATCACTAGACTATCTATCATTGACTAACCGACCTAGCTAGTGGAAAACAGAAAAAGTAATATCTAAACACACTTGCATATTTTCGATCTTAGTTGTAACATGAATTAAGTGATTTAATGTTCCACAGGTGAGGATGGACTAGTTGGAATGGTATTCCCCAACACATCAGAGGAGGTAGTATTGAAGCTCAAGAAAGGAGACGTGATTCCGGTACCACTCGGAGCAGTCTCATGGTGGTTCAACAATGGCGGCTCATCCAATGACCTTGTTATCGTTTTCTTGGGAGAAACTACAAAGGCTTACACTCCTGGTCTGTTTACTTACTTCTTCATAGCAGGAACTCAAAGTCTTCTAGGAGGTTTCTCAACTGACTTCATTAGCAAGTCATTCAATATTACCAAAGATGAAGCAGATGAGGTCACCAAAAACCAGACAGGGGTTTTGCTAGTTAAGCTAGAACAGGGAAAGACCATGCCTAAGCCCAACGCACTCATCACCCAAAAACTTGTTCATCAACTCACTGTTAGTGCCACTTTGACTGAGAAGGAGTTTCCTTTTCTTAACCAGGCTGGGTTAAGTGCCAACCTCATAAAACTTGAAGCCTACGCAATTTCCTCTCCCATTTACACTACTGATTCTTCGGTTCAAGTGATCTATGTCCAGGCACGGAACCAGGGGTGGGCTGAGGTATGCTGCAGCACACCTCAACcatttggagaaaaaaaaatgattatatatatatatatgctgcaacaagccaacaactctctttttttctccccttttctcCTCGTCTGTTGTCCCCTCCTCACCTTTTCTCCCCTTCTCTCCTCTTTTCTGTCTTTTCTCCCCTCTTATGTGACTCCCCTCCTCACCTTTTCTCCCATTTTCTCCTCCTTTCTgtcttttctcccctttttctcctcttttttGTCGTCCTCTCCTCACCTCTCTCTGCACATCAGCGTCGGTCTCTCACCTCTCTCTACCAAGTCACTCACTCCTCTCCTCAGCACTCTGCTCTCATTCTCTCCACTTTATTGAGGTATgaattgatgaaattagaatgtGATTTAGGTTAGAATTTGGGTATTTCTAGTTTTGTTGATGTAAGGGATCATTAATATTGTTGACTCATCTTCTAAGCATGTTTCTGAGTTAAAATCTATTCAAGAAGTTGAAGTTGTGGAACAAATTGCTGTTGGGGAACTTGAAACTGGAAAGTGAGCTAACCAGACATGCAATTTGCAAAGAGCTGGAGCTACTCAGTGGAGTTCAAGGTATTATTCTATCAAGAACTTGATGAAATTGTACAACTCAACTAGTTCAGTCTTGAAAAACATGATAGATAGTGGACTCAATGGAAAAAATACGTGGAGAGGTTTGGGTGCTTCTAAAGCTCTTAGATCATTTGACAAGTGTTATGCAATTGAGATATACCATCAAAACGAAGTAGAATCTGCCAAATTTTTAAACATAATTTAGCAcacctcaaatttaattcctggtTCCGTGCCTGTCTATGTCGTTGGAGGAGGTGGTCGGGTCCAAATTGCGGGTCTTAATGGTCAGAGTGCGTTGGATGCGGAAGTAACTGCGGGTCACTTGATCGTTGTGCCTAGGTTTTTCATGGTAGCGAAACTTGCCGGGGAAAAAGGAATGGAGTGTTTCTCTGTCATTACAAGTTCCCGGTAAGCATCTAATCATATCTTGCATGATGCATTTGTACACTGAGCCCCTTCACTTGGTTTTTAGCCTATAATACCCTAAAAATAAAACTACAGAAGTATAAATAAGCacgaaatttatttatttataaggACAACAATTAATCAGCTATTGTTATAATTAATTTTGTAGGGCTGTCCTGGAAGACTTAACTGGCAAGACATCAGTATTGAGGGCATTATCACCTGAGGTGCTACAAATATCCCTAAATATAAATCCAGAGTTGCAGACAATTCTCCAATCAAAGATTAACTAGAGAAATAGTAGTGGATCCTGCACTATCGAAGTCTCTTATTAATCGCATACCTACTTCCATATATAGTCTCCATTGCAAGACATGTAATAAAGTGGATGAATTAGAATAAAACTCCTGTCTGCAGAGGATTGGAGATTATTGTTTTCTTGTTCATTTACAATCTTTATCTTTGTGTGATTTTCTAAAGAGACCAATTATGGATCATATCTTTTTTGAAATCCATCGACATGATTTATGAAAGCGTCAAACTGGGAAGAATATGAACCATGATGCCATTAGGTACGCAGCGTAATGAAAGATGCTCATTCATAGCTTGTAGCCTTGTACAGGTATGGGAGATGGACCACCTTTCCTTCATGGTTCTGTTGCACAACAAGTGTGACTATTGTTAACTGGATTTTGGCATTAGCAGTTAGTTTAGTCCCTGTTTCGGTGGCCCTTGTGTGAGAGTGTTGGCAAGTTCGCTCCTTGAACAAAATGAAAAGATTGATCGGAAATCTACCTCATGCAGTATTCAAATTGATAAATTTGTTGCTCTGCTTTAGAAATCTGATTATAGTGTTTTCTGATTGGTTCAAaattgtaagtatattggcccattgccattcaacaaatgatttcccattacgacaaggaaaccggagcttcaagaaaacaaagagagatTTCAAGATCGGATCTTGAAGAAAAGATCAAGCCAAATCGagtcactgatcttgagtttaatgTGTATTCATTCCATATCAGTTGgtataaattgatatgcatatcggtTATATTGAGTCAATAATCTATTTGCATTAAAGTGGTttttaacatgcatatcaatttgagatcttgtttaggaaaatgtcgattgcatattcaaaaactgttttaaacctttccatgtttatcttaattaattattaagaaaagatttgattgagggggagtttttctcccttataaaaaGGTTTCAAAACTAAAGTTTGGGTTGGGGTTTTTGACGGCATAAATTGTTTTCTATTGAATTACTTGGCTTGTTCAAATCGTTTTCTAAAAACCCTCTTCACTTGTTTCATGTGTGATATTGCATAATCATTCATACTcactctcaagatcagtgattcatttgagagA encodes the following:
- the LOC133741898 gene encoding 12S seed storage globulin 2-like, with amino-acid sequence MAEMDLTPKSAVAAFEGDGGGYYIWSFPALGEANVGAGKLVLKPSGFALPHYADSAKLGYVLQGEDGLVGMVFPNTSEEVVLKLKKGDVIPVPLGAVSWWFNNGGSSNDLVIVFLGETTKAYTPGLFTYFFIAGTQSLLGGFSTDFISKSFNITKDEADEVTKNQTGVLLVKLEQGKTMPKPNALITQKLVHQLTVSATLTEKEFPFLNQAGLSANLIKLEAYAISSPIYTTDSSVQVIYVQARGGGRVQIAGLNGQSALDAEVTAGHLIVVPRFFMVAKLAGEKGMECFSVITSSRAVLEDLTGKTSVLRALSPEVLQISLNINPELQTILQSKIN